Genomic window (Nitrospinota bacterium):
GTCCAGCGCTCCGGTCCAGCGCCGTCAAAATGCGCTTAAGTTTGCTGGCATGGTCTTGCGCGATTTTCGCCGAGCGCCCGCTTTCATAAAGTTCCTTCAATCCATTATGACGGAATGCTCTTACCATCTCTCAAGCGTACAGTGTCGCGCGACAGCATGCAACAGGATATTTTTTATTGAAGAAAAGCACACGGGGTCTTATTGATCTCGTCTGCCGTAAGCCAGAAGCATTGCCCTCACCCCGCCTTTTCCGCGTAAATCCGGTAGTTCATGTCCGGAAAAATGTTGTCCGCCTTCTCCATCTGGGCAAGTTCGGCTTCGTCTATGTTCTCTTGCGTCACTTCCTCGTAAAGCCGGTTGAACCGGAGCAGGTGTTCTTTCGTCCGCTTCACGGCGTACTGGGACATGGTGCCGGTCTTCATTATGAACGCCCAGTCGCTGCTTTGCGCCAGCAAAAGCTCCCGCGCCGCCTGGTTTAACGCCCGTTCCACAAGGCTTCCGTTTCCGTTGAGGTACTTTGCCGCAAGCTCCACCATCCTGTCCGCCGCCTTGTGCAGGTGACGGTATATCCAGTCGTTGCTTTCGTCCAGCCACACCTCGGCATACCCCTTGCTCCCCCAGGAGCTGGCCGCCGGCGCGGCCACCTGGTTGACCGAATACACCTGCAGGTAGTCGTAGGGGGTGATGGTCTCTATCCTGTCGGTCATGGCGCTGATCTTGCGCAGCATGAAGTTTAAAAACTCCGGGCCCTCATACCACCAGTGGCCGAAAAGCTCCGCGTCATAAGGCGCCACGATAAGGGGCGGCCTGTCTATGAGCGCGGCCAGCCTGTCTATCTGCTCGAGCCTGCGCCGCACGAAGTCCTCCGCGTGCTCGGAGGCCCGGGCCAGCGCGTCCCGCTGGACGTATATCTCCTTCTGGCCTCCGGCGCGGTTGGTTATCCGGTGGTATTTCACGCCGGTCATCTTCCTGTCCCCGGTGGCCTGGATGTACGGTTTTATATAGTCGTAGTCCAGGTCGAATCCGATGTCCCTGTAAAAATCGCGGTACACAGGATCGCCCGGGTATCCGTCCCGCGCGCTCCACACCTGCCTGCTCGACTCCACGTCCCGACCGAACACCGCCACGCCGTCCTTTGTATAAATGGGGGCGTAAACGCCGTAACGGGGCCTCGGGTCGGCATGGAGTACACCGTGGGCGTCGGTGAAGAAGAATAATATCCCTTCTTCCTTGAGGATTTTTTCAAAGCCGGGCTGGTAGCCGCACTCCGGCAGCCATATCCCCCGGGCGCGCCGCCCGAAAGTTTGTTCGTATTGATCGGCCGCCACCTTTATCTGCGCCCGCACCGCCGATTCGTTCACCGCCAGCAGGGGGAGATATCCATGGGTGGCGGCGGATGTGATTATCTCCAGACTGCCGTCGTCCTGGAACGCCCTGAAAGCGTTGACCAGGTCGAGCCCGTAACGATCCTCAAAAAGCTTCTTGCCCTCCGAAAACCTCCAGTGATACATCCTCGCCAGGTCGTTGAACTCCGGGGAGAATGTCGTGCGCTCGATCTCCTGTTCGCAAAGCTCCAAAAGCTTGTCCAGCCTTTTGAGGAACCGGCGCTGCAGAAGCTCGTCTTTGAGCATTGAAATGAGGGTGGGGGAGAGGGTCATGGTCAGCCGGAAGCTCACACCGTCCTTTTTCAGCCCCTCAAAGACGCTCAAAAGCGGGATATATGTCTCGATTATGGCCTCGAAAAGCCAGTCCTCTTCCAGGAACTCGTCGCTTTCCGGATGGCGCACGAACGGAAGATGCGCGTGAAGCGTCAGAGCAAGAAGCCCTTTAGACGGTGGCATTGTCCGGTCCTGTCCCCTCGAATTGTTTAAAGGTGGAATCGGCCGTTGTTAATTGATGGGCCTTATTTGCGGGCCCATTCCTCTTGGCTTATCAGGAACTCCTCATGACGCCGGGTCGAGCGGGACACGGTCGGCGAAATTTCCCTCAGTTCCACCCCGTCGGACGATTCCGCCGTCACCGGGATGTCCCTTATGCCGTCCGGCAGGAAGAACCTGGCCGTGAACGTTCCGTCCGGCCGCAGCGCCATCTTGCGGCCGAGCATGTGGACAGTGGCGTCCGGCTCCGTGCCGCCGTAAACTATCAGTTCACAGTCCAGCCAGAAGAAAAAGCCGCGCCCCTTTGCGCGGACCATCTGCTCCGACGCGCCGAAACTGGAGACGCCAAGGCTTGATATCTCCGAGAAGCTGGACACACCCTGCGATGAAATCTCCTCCAGCGGAACACCAAGCATGGACGACTCCATGCTTCCCATCATCATCCGCCCCGCATGGCCGTAAAGCGCCGTCATCGCCTCGGCCGGCCCGGACCATTCAAGCCCGGTGGAAGGCGACATCTCCGCCCGCGGCGTCCTGGCCACGTTGGACACCGCCACGGCGGCGAAGGCCCCGTCCGCGTCCATAAGGCCAAGGGCAACCCGGTACTCGCAGTCGGCCTTGTCAACATCCAGGTACCTGCTTCCGGCCGCAGGGTCCACCTCCACGTCGAAATACCTGTGGGCCGCGCCGGTGTTCACCCCGGTGACGTCGTACACACGGAGCGCCCAACGTACGGAGCCCCATTCGCGCCCAAGCGACGCCCTGGCCGCCTCCACCGCCTCGCCGGTGAGTTCCCAGTAAAGGTATAGTTTGAAAGGATCGCGCACCAGGGCCACAATCCGCGTGTCCCCATAGCTTTCCGGCAGGGCCGGGGCTGGGCGTGTATAGTCCACCGCTTCGTCGGCTATGAAGAATTTATTCTCGTCTATCTTTATGTCCCATCCGCCCCCCTTGCCTATGCCGTTTAGAATGCGCGGCCTTTGCGCGGCAGCCGGCGCGGCCTTCGGAGCGGCTGGCTGAGCCTTTGCGGGGGATGGTTTTGCCGCAACCTTTTCCACGGCCGGTTTTTTTACCGTAATGGACGGCGCGGGAACCGCTTTGGCCACCGGAGCGGGAGATACGGATACCTTGGCGGAGGGCGTGGACACTTTTGCCGCGGGCGCAACTTTCTCCGGAGCCGCCTTTTTAACTGTTGTGGCGGCCGGTTTGGCCGACTTTTTCGGTTCTTCTTTCACGGCTTTCGCCTTTTTTGGAACGGCCACCGCCTTTGGGGCGGACTTTTTCGCGGAGAGCTGAGCAACTTTGGACGGCTTTGATGCGGCCTTTGGAGCCGCTGGCTTCTTTGCGACAGTGGCCGGCGCGCTTTTCGCCGCAGGTCTCGCCGGGGCGGCCTTTTTCTTTCCCGGCAGGCCGCCGCCGGCCAGCGCCGCCACTATCTCTTCTTTTTTCATCGAAGAGGTGACCGCCAGTTTTTTCTTCGCCGCCATGTCCAGAAGCTCCGCTTTCGTCAGAGTGCCAAGTCCAATCGCCATGATTCCGTTTCCTCCGCCGCGGCCTTTTATAAAGGCCTCAGTTAAAAATTCAGTCCACCACCCTTGCCATGTTGAAACCTTGCAGACATCTCCCCTTCATGGGCTGGGAAGCCGTTGTACTTTATGGATTACAATTATCGAGCCATATCATGGACTGATGTTCTGTCCTCTAACGCATTGTATATTAAAGTAATATATCGCTGGAAGGATTGTGGTCGGATCCTGATGGGGGCTTGGTGTGGAAAAATAACAACACCAGTGTGGTGTAAACTCTACACTACGAGGATATCTTGTTCCAGACCTCTTCCACCTGGGCAAGAGTCGCTTCGGCTGGGCCGCCGTTGTCTATCACATAGTCCGCCAGGGAGGCTTTCTTCTCCAAAGGCCATTGGGCGGCGATCCTTTTGACCGCGTCGTCCCGGCTTATCCAGTCGCGCCGCATCCCTCTTTGGATCTGTGTTTCCCGGGGGCATGTCACAACGATCTTGACACCGATTGCGTCGCTCAAACCGGACTCGAACATCACAGCGGCTTCCACGACAATTGCCGACCCCGGATTTTTATCAAGCTCGGCCGCGGCCAGTTCGAACACCCTTGCCCGGA
Coding sequences:
- a CDS encoding DUF1957 domain-containing protein, yielding MPPSKGLLALTLHAHLPFVRHPESDEFLEEDWLFEAIIETYIPLLSVFEGLKKDGVSFRLTMTLSPTLISMLKDELLQRRFLKRLDKLLELCEQEIERTTFSPEFNDLARMYHWRFSEGKKLFEDRYGLDLVNAFRAFQDDGSLEIITSAATHGYLPLLAVNESAVRAQIKVAADQYEQTFGRRARGIWLPECGYQPGFEKILKEEGILFFFTDAHGVLHADPRPRYGVYAPIYTKDGVAVFGRDVESSRQVWSARDGYPGDPVYRDFYRDIGFDLDYDYIKPYIQATGDRKMTGVKYHRITNRAGGQKEIYVQRDALARASEHAEDFVRRRLEQIDRLAALIDRPPLIVAPYDAELFGHWWYEGPEFLNFMLRKISAMTDRIETITPYDYLQVYSVNQVAAPAASSWGSKGYAEVWLDESNDWIYRHLHKAADRMVELAAKYLNGNGSLVERALNQAARELLLAQSSDWAFIMKTGTMSQYAVKRTKEHLLRFNRLYEEVTQENIDEAELAQMEKADNIFPDMNYRIYAEKAG
- a CDS encoding DUF4912 domain-containing protein translates to MAIGLGTLTKAELLDMAAKKKLAVTSSMKKEEIVAALAGGGLPGKKKAAPARPAAKSAPATVAKKPAAPKAASKPSKVAQLSAKKSAPKAVAVPKKAKAVKEEPKKSAKPAATTVKKAAPEKVAPAAKVSTPSAKVSVSPAPVAKAVPAPSITVKKPAVEKVAAKPSPAKAQPAAPKAAPAAAQRPRILNGIGKGGGWDIKIDENKFFIADEAVDYTRPAPALPESYGDTRIVALVRDPFKLYLYWELTGEAVEAARASLGREWGSVRWALRVYDVTGVNTGAAHRYFDVEVDPAAGSRYLDVDKADCEYRVALGLMDADGAFAAVAVSNVARTPRAEMSPSTGLEWSGPAEAMTALYGHAGRMMMGSMESSMLGVPLEEISSQGVSSFSEISSLGVSSFGASEQMVRAKGRGFFFWLDCELIVYGGTEPDATVHMLGRKMALRPDGTFTARFFLPDGIRDIPVTAESSDGVELREISPTVSRSTRRHEEFLISQEEWARK
- a CDS encoding dephospho-CoA kinase codes for the protein MIGVTGGYASGKSLVAGALQAHGACLIDCDALAREVVAPGTPGLASTVEKFGKDILLTDGSLDRKKLGAIVFTDEGKRKLLESILHPIIRARVFELAAAELDKNPGSAIVVEAAVMFESGLSDAIGVKIVVTCPRETQIQRGMRRDWISRDDAVKRIAAQWPLEKKASLADYVIDNGGPAEATLAQVEEVWNKISS